A genomic window from Lepisosteus oculatus isolate fLepOcu1 chromosome 27, fLepOcu1.hap2, whole genome shotgun sequence includes:
- the LOC138225389 gene encoding T-lymphocyte activation antigen CD80-like isoform X3 produces the protein MGTRAVCGVSLFPLVLLTLAAAGSGSGSAGSVPIVFGEAGGNVTLTCQLDGVPKSVSHISWYRQDVRGSVELSAYFSSYSKKYGRYLGELPLDSNRTSLTITGLQLSDAGLYFCVMRASLQFTPGSASALAVTDPQVEPEVQLFSSPEDDQTALLCELRGAPRPDLSTPLWRVGAEGTPLTPLDPESESVGWLFDEEDVFTVSSFLSVPSSRLRGQRVVCELRYGDNSSVQAERTQQDSESEQGACPLLGFLIPLTAVLLLVAVVAVLCACRARQRRAPPAPLIPKKHRGPPEPTAPSRSRQHRSAPSRSIQHSETEYSSLNL, from the exons ATGGGGACAAGGGCCGTGTGCGGCGTCTCGCTCTTCCCGCTGGTCCTGCTGACCCTGGCAG ccGCAGGTTCTGGAAGCGGCTCCGCGGGCTCGGTGCCGATCGTGTTCGGGGAGGCCGGAGGTAATGTGACGCTGACGTGCCAGCTGGACGGCGTTCCCAAGTCCGTCTCGCACATCAGCTGGTACCGGCAGGACGTCCGGGGGTCGGTGGAGCTCTCTGCCTATTTCAGCTCGTATAGCAAGAAGTACGGCCGGTACCTCGGGGAGCTCCCCCTGGACAGCAACAGGACGAGTCTGACCATCACCGGCCTGCAGCTGTCGGACGCCGGCCTCTATTTCTGCGTCATGCGTGCTTCTCTCCAGTTCACGCCCGGGAGCGCCTCGGCGCTGGCCGTCACAG ACCCACAGGTCGAGCCCGAGGTCCAGCTCTTCTCCAGCCCAGAGGACGACCAGACGGCGCTGCTGTGTGAGCTGAGGGGCGCCCCCCGGCCAGACTTGAGCACCCCTCTCTGGAGAGTGGGGGCAGAGGGCACCCCCCTGACGCCCCTGGACCCCGAGAGCGAGAGCGTGGGGTGGCTGTTCGACGAAGAGGACGTGTTCACCGTGTCCTCCTTCCTGTCCGTCCCCTCGTCTCGGCTGCGGGGACAGCGCGTGGTCTGTGAGCTGCGCTACGGGGACAACTCCTCCGTCCAGGCCGAGcgcacacagcaggacagcgaGAGCGAGCAGG GGGCGTGCCCGCTGTTGGGGTTCCTGATCCCCCTGACGGCCGTCCTGCTGCTGGTGGCCGTGGTGGCCGTCCTGTGCGCCTGCAGGGCTCGGCAGAGACGAG CCCCGCCAGCCCCTCTGATTCCCAAGAAGCACAGAGGACCACCAGAACCCACAGCGCCGAGCCGGTCCAGACAGCACCGATCAGCACCGTCCCGGTCCATACAGCATAGCGAG acGGAATACTCCTCCCTCAACCTGTGA
- the LOC138225389 gene encoding uncharacterized protein isoform X2, which translates to MCVCVLSGERERGAVSVLLKQLGAAAGSGIRRPRNFPLVSEPTLPASGRSPPTPETHRRPAGTRTHAARRRRVLPGPQSVCLTRSGVAHPPVRLSPVLAAQSRSSGAPQPVASRLCSPLRAGVQEPLSPSPVAWARRSEPEFRSPSARRQSPVLAAQSRSSGAPQPVASRLGSPLRAGVQEPLSLSPVAWARRSEPEFRSPSARPPVAAMGTRAVCGVSLFPLVLLTLAGSGSGSAGSVPIVFGEAGGNVTLTCQLDGVPKSVSHISWYRQDVRGSVELSAYFSSYSKKYGRYLGELPLDSNRTSLTITGLQLSDAGLYFCVMRASLQFTPGSASALAVTDPQVEPEVQLFSSPEDDQTALLCELRGAPRPDLSTPLWRVGAEGTPLTPLDPESESVGWLFDEEDVFTVSSFLSVPSSRLRGQRVVCELRYGDNSSVQAERTQQDSESEQGACPLLGFLIPLTAVLLLVAVVAVLCACRARQRRAPPAPLIPKKHRGPPEPTAPSRSRQHRSAPSRSIQHSETEYSSLNL; encoded by the exons atgtgtgtgtgtgtcctgtctggtGAACGAGAAAGAGGCGCGGTTTCAGTTCTGCTGAAACAGCTCGGTGCAGCCGCGGGTTCCGGAATCAGGCGACCGCGTAACTTTCCACTGGTGTCCGAGCCCACGCTGCCGGCGAGCGGCCGCAGTCCGCCCACGCCAGAGACCCACCGCCGGCCCGCAgggacacgcacacacgcagCGCGCCGGCGCCGGGTCCTGCCCGGACCGCAGTCTGTCTGCCTGACCCGGAGCGGAGTAGCCCATCCGCCCGTCCGCCTGTCGCCTGTGCTCGCCGCTCAGAGCCGGAGTTCAGGAGCCCCTCAGCCCGTCGCCAGTCGCCTGTGCTCGCCGCTCAGAGCCGGAGTTCAGGAGCCCCTCAGCCCGTCGCCAGTCGCCTGGGCTCGCCGCTCAGAGCCGGAGTTCAGGAGCCCGTCCGCCCGTCGCCAGTCGCCTGTGCTCGCCGCTCAGAGCCGGAGTTCAGGAGCCCCTCAGCCCGTCGCCAGTCGCCTGGGCTCGCCGCTCAGAGCCGGAGTTCAGGAGCCCCTCAGCCTGTCGCCAGTCGCCTGGGCTCGCCGCTCAGAGCCGGAGTTCAGGAGCCCGTCAGCCCGTCCGCCAGTCGCTGCCATGGGGACAAGGGCCGTGTGCGGCGTCTCGCTCTTCCCGCTGGTCCTGCTGACCCTGGCAG GTTCTGGAAGCGGCTCCGCGGGCTCGGTGCCGATCGTGTTCGGGGAGGCCGGAGGTAATGTGACGCTGACGTGCCAGCTGGACGGCGTTCCCAAGTCCGTCTCGCACATCAGCTGGTACCGGCAGGACGTCCGGGGGTCGGTGGAGCTCTCTGCCTATTTCAGCTCGTATAGCAAGAAGTACGGCCGGTACCTCGGGGAGCTCCCCCTGGACAGCAACAGGACGAGTCTGACCATCACCGGCCTGCAGCTGTCGGACGCCGGCCTCTATTTCTGCGTCATGCGTGCTTCTCTCCAGTTCACGCCCGGGAGCGCCTCGGCGCTGGCCGTCACAG ACCCACAGGTCGAGCCCGAGGTCCAGCTCTTCTCCAGCCCAGAGGACGACCAGACGGCGCTGCTGTGTGAGCTGAGGGGCGCCCCCCGGCCAGACTTGAGCACCCCTCTCTGGAGAGTGGGGGCAGAGGGCACCCCCCTGACGCCCCTGGACCCCGAGAGCGAGAGCGTGGGGTGGCTGTTCGACGAAGAGGACGTGTTCACCGTGTCCTCCTTCCTGTCCGTCCCCTCGTCTCGGCTGCGGGGACAGCGCGTGGTCTGTGAGCTGCGCTACGGGGACAACTCCTCCGTCCAGGCCGAGcgcacacagcaggacagcgaGAGCGAGCAGG GGGCGTGCCCGCTGTTGGGGTTCCTGATCCCCCTGACGGCCGTCCTGCTGCTGGTGGCCGTGGTGGCCGTCCTGTGCGCCTGCAGGGCTCGGCAGAGACGAG CCCCGCCAGCCCCTCTGATTCCCAAGAAGCACAGAGGACCACCAGAACCCACAGCGCCGAGCCGGTCCAGACAGCACCGATCAGCACCGTCCCGGTCCATACAGCATAGCGAG acGGAATACTCCTCCCTCAACCTGTGA
- the LOC138225389 gene encoding uncharacterized protein isoform X1 — protein sequence MCVCVLSGERERGAVSVLLKQLGAAAGSGIRRPRNFPLVSEPTLPASGRSPPTPETHRRPAGTRTHAARRRRVLPGPQSVCLTRSGVAHPPVRLSPVLAAQSRSSGAPQPVASRLCSPLRAGVQEPLSPSPVAWARRSEPEFRSPSARRQSPVLAAQSRSSGAPQPVASRLGSPLRAGVQEPLSLSPVAWARRSEPEFRSPSARPPVAAMGTRAVCGVSLFPLVLLTLAAAGSGSGSAGSVPIVFGEAGGNVTLTCQLDGVPKSVSHISWYRQDVRGSVELSAYFSSYSKKYGRYLGELPLDSNRTSLTITGLQLSDAGLYFCVMRASLQFTPGSASALAVTDPQVEPEVQLFSSPEDDQTALLCELRGAPRPDLSTPLWRVGAEGTPLTPLDPESESVGWLFDEEDVFTVSSFLSVPSSRLRGQRVVCELRYGDNSSVQAERTQQDSESEQGACPLLGFLIPLTAVLLLVAVVAVLCACRARQRRAPPAPLIPKKHRGPPEPTAPSRSRQHRSAPSRSIQHSETEYSSLNL from the exons atgtgtgtgtgtgtcctgtctggtGAACGAGAAAGAGGCGCGGTTTCAGTTCTGCTGAAACAGCTCGGTGCAGCCGCGGGTTCCGGAATCAGGCGACCGCGTAACTTTCCACTGGTGTCCGAGCCCACGCTGCCGGCGAGCGGCCGCAGTCCGCCCACGCCAGAGACCCACCGCCGGCCCGCAgggacacgcacacacgcagCGCGCCGGCGCCGGGTCCTGCCCGGACCGCAGTCTGTCTGCCTGACCCGGAGCGGAGTAGCCCATCCGCCCGTCCGCCTGTCGCCTGTGCTCGCCGCTCAGAGCCGGAGTTCAGGAGCCCCTCAGCCCGTCGCCAGTCGCCTGTGCTCGCCGCTCAGAGCCGGAGTTCAGGAGCCCCTCAGCCCGTCGCCAGTCGCCTGGGCTCGCCGCTCAGAGCCGGAGTTCAGGAGCCCGTCCGCCCGTCGCCAGTCGCCTGTGCTCGCCGCTCAGAGCCGGAGTTCAGGAGCCCCTCAGCCCGTCGCCAGTCGCCTGGGCTCGCCGCTCAGAGCCGGAGTTCAGGAGCCCCTCAGCCTGTCGCCAGTCGCCTGGGCTCGCCGCTCAGAGCCGGAGTTCAGGAGCCCGTCAGCCCGTCCGCCAGTCGCTGCCATGGGGACAAGGGCCGTGTGCGGCGTCTCGCTCTTCCCGCTGGTCCTGCTGACCCTGGCAG ccGCAGGTTCTGGAAGCGGCTCCGCGGGCTCGGTGCCGATCGTGTTCGGGGAGGCCGGAGGTAATGTGACGCTGACGTGCCAGCTGGACGGCGTTCCCAAGTCCGTCTCGCACATCAGCTGGTACCGGCAGGACGTCCGGGGGTCGGTGGAGCTCTCTGCCTATTTCAGCTCGTATAGCAAGAAGTACGGCCGGTACCTCGGGGAGCTCCCCCTGGACAGCAACAGGACGAGTCTGACCATCACCGGCCTGCAGCTGTCGGACGCCGGCCTCTATTTCTGCGTCATGCGTGCTTCTCTCCAGTTCACGCCCGGGAGCGCCTCGGCGCTGGCCGTCACAG ACCCACAGGTCGAGCCCGAGGTCCAGCTCTTCTCCAGCCCAGAGGACGACCAGACGGCGCTGCTGTGTGAGCTGAGGGGCGCCCCCCGGCCAGACTTGAGCACCCCTCTCTGGAGAGTGGGGGCAGAGGGCACCCCCCTGACGCCCCTGGACCCCGAGAGCGAGAGCGTGGGGTGGCTGTTCGACGAAGAGGACGTGTTCACCGTGTCCTCCTTCCTGTCCGTCCCCTCGTCTCGGCTGCGGGGACAGCGCGTGGTCTGTGAGCTGCGCTACGGGGACAACTCCTCCGTCCAGGCCGAGcgcacacagcaggacagcgaGAGCGAGCAGG GGGCGTGCCCGCTGTTGGGGTTCCTGATCCCCCTGACGGCCGTCCTGCTGCTGGTGGCCGTGGTGGCCGTCCTGTGCGCCTGCAGGGCTCGGCAGAGACGAG CCCCGCCAGCCCCTCTGATTCCCAAGAAGCACAGAGGACCACCAGAACCCACAGCGCCGAGCCGGTCCAGACAGCACCGATCAGCACCGTCCCGGTCCATACAGCATAGCGAG acGGAATACTCCTCCCTCAACCTGTGA